One Punica granatum isolate Tunisia-2019 chromosome 3, ASM765513v2, whole genome shotgun sequence genomic window carries:
- the LOC116200094 gene encoding uncharacterized protein LOC116200094 isoform X3, translating to MNRRTAIYFFFCFVIIAFTGCLAEEQRPWIKAGYWYAGSESPIPDINSALFTHLICAFAAVNTSTFELSIPPSALQYFSTFTNITKLKNPSLVTLLSIWNGLSATNRSMLGLELSSSPLSSMVSDPSRRKSFIESSIRTARLYGFKGLDLFWVWPQTASDMIHMASLFDEWRAAVESEPRDPNEPKLILTMGVHYSPTCNSVNYPVEKLRKNFDWVHLVTYDYHLPMKEGVAGAPAALYDPRSDLNTDFGIKEWIRREFPVNKLVLGLPFHGYAWTLVGPGNDRIGAPASGLAVTRDGSMSYKYIKWYVRSYKASVVYDANYVTNYCSIGLIWIGFDDVEAIKAKVAYAREKGLTGFNVFQVINDDNWVLSHAAQEDACHHRKTQRLCLIVLLPIVLIAILLALVVCYFRSRGLRPQGVFLLRRMSQSSSEVNASTAQNFEEDTPNLLRFSFGIIRAATDNFSDANKLGEGGYGPVFKGELPNGQVMAVKRLSESSIQGVEEFKNEVTLTARLQHVNLVRLLGFCTDRQEKMLIYEYLPNKNLDYYLFDPIRRRVFDWGKRVKIIEGVCQGLLYLQEYSNFTVIHRDLKGGNILLDAEMNPKISDFGMAKLFRKGKVEANTGRIVGTYGFVPPEYVQHGLYSMKYDVYSFGVVLLQIISSKRISNDNGPNEDWNLSEYAYELWKEGKEFEFIDPILDDSDSLFKTTRCLQVGLLCVQTNPVDRPSMVEVCSMLKSEASSTIPLPRRPAFSAKKDEFSESITPSNRDEVADPFVRQSAAARTNAAPVAVKGAYWPSWFADTLPPSAIETSLFTHIYFAFLSPSNETYKFEVSGSTAALLSNFTMSLSLKRPRVKTLISIGGGGDGPDLYSRMASSSSTRKAFIDSSIALARKFGFDGLDLDWEFPQNPGQMEDFGLLLKEWRAAVNHEARAARRPPLLLTAAVYFAADFFLDEVHRAYPARQISENLDWINAMCYDYHGSWDTSATGAQAAFFDPNSNISSSYGLGSWIRAGVPRKKIIMGLPLYGRTWELKDPNINGIGAAAVGLGPGDEGVLLYHQVVAFNKQNGAEVVYDKTTVSTYSYLGKSWIGYDDVTSTTAKIKLAQSLRLGGYFFWALSYDNNWTISTQASKAWPYGR from the exons ATGAACCGCAGAACAGCCATctatttcttcttctgcttcgTCATCATCGCCTTCACCGGTTGTTTAGCAGAAGAACAGAGGCCATGGATCAAAGCAGGCTACTGGTATGCCGGCAGCGAGTCTCCGATCCCAGACATAAACTCTGCCCTCTTCACCCACCTTATTTGTGCCTTCGCCGCCGTAAATACTTCGACTTTCGAGCTCTCGATCCCACCCTCTGCCCTCCAATACTTCTCCACCTTCACCAACATCACCAAGCTCAAGAACCCCTCATTGGTTACCCTACTGTCGATATGGAATGGCCTGTCTGCGACTAATCGCTCCATGCTTGGCCTGGAGCTGAGCTCCTCCCCCCTGTCCTCAATGGTCTCTGACCCTTCCCGGCGAAAGTCCTTCATTGAGTCCTCCATCAGGACTGCTCGGCTCTACGGGTTTAAAGGTCTGGACTTGTTCTGGGTTTGGCCCCAGACAGCCTCGGACATGATCCACATGGCCTCCCTGTTCGATGAGTGGAGGGCTGCTGTGGAGTCTGAGCCGAGGGACCCGAACGAGCCGAAACTGATCCTCACGATGGGTGTGCACTACTCCCCGACCTGTAATTCCGTCAACTACCCGGTCGAGAAGTTGCGGAAGAATTTCGATTGGGTACATTTGGTAACTTATGACTATCACCTTCCTATGAAGGAAGGAGTCGCTGGAGCTCCTGCTGCTTTATACGACCCGAGAAGCGATCTCAACACTGACTTTGGAATTAAAGAATGGATTCGGAGAGAGTTTCCGGTCAACAAGCTGGTGCTCGGGCTGCCCTTCCATGGCTACGCGTGGACCCTTGTGGGTCCTGGAAATGACAGGATTGGTGCACCGGCCTCAGGCCTTGCGGTCACGCGGGATGGCTCAATGAGCTATAAGTACATCAAATGGTACGTTCGCAGCTATAAGGCTTCTGTGGTGTATGATGCCAACTATGTTACAAACTATTGCTCGATCGGGTTGATCTGGATCGGTTTTGATGATGTTGAGGCGATCAAAGCTAAGGTTGCTTATGCAAGGGAGAAGGGGCTGACAGGATTCAACGTGTTCCAGGTCATTAACGATGATAACTGGGTTCTGTCCCATGCCG CTCAAGAGGATGCATGTCACCATAGGAAAACACAGAGATTGTGCCTAATTGTTCTGCTCCCAATTGTCTTGATCGCGATCCTCCTCGCTTTGGTTGTCTGTTACTTCAGAAGCAGAGGACTTCGGCCTCAGG GCGTCTTTCTCCTCAGGAGAATGAGTCAGTCGAGTTCAGAAGTTAACGCGTCAACTGCACAAAACTTTGAGGAGGATACTCCTAACCTGCTAAGGTTTAGCTTTGGAATCATCAGAGCAGCCACAGACAACTTCTCTGATGCAAATAAGCTTGGAGAGGGCGGTTATGGCCCCGTCTTCAAg GGAGAATTGCCAAACGGACAAGTAATGGCCGTAAAGAGGCTCTCTGAATCGTCTATACAAGGCGTTGAGGAGTTCAAGAATGAAGTAACCCTGACAGCAAGACTGCAACATGTGAACTTAGTCCGGCTCTTGGGATTCTGCACGGACAGACAAGAGAAGATGTTGATCTACGAGTACTTGCCTAACAAGAACTTGGACTATTACCTCTTCG ATCCGATTAGAAGGCGAGTTTTTGATTGGGGGAAAAGGGTTAAAATCATTGAAGGAGTTTGTCAGGGGCTTCTGTATCTGCAAGAGTACTCGAACTTCACTGTGATCCATCGAGATCTAAAGGGCGGCAACATCTTGCTAGATGCTGAAATGAACCCGAAAATATCAGACTTTGGGATGGCCAAGCTCTTCAGGAAAGGCAAGGTTGAAGCAAACACAGGTCGTATCGTTGGGACATA TGGCTTTGTTCCTCCGGAGTATGTACAACATGGTCTCTATTCGATGAAGTATGACGTTTATAGCTTTGGGGTCGTGCTCCTGCAGATTATCAGCAGCAAGAGGATTAGTAATGATAATGGTCCGAATGAAGATTGGAATCTTTCAGAATAC gCATATGAGCTGTGGAAAGAAGGCAAGGAATTCGAGTTCATCGATCCAATTCTTGATGACTCGGACTCTCTCTTTAAGACCACGAGATGCTTGCAAGTGGGGTTACTTTGTGTGCAAACAAACCCTGTGGACAGGCCATCAATGGTAGAAGTTTGCTCAATGCTCAAGAGTGAAGCCTCTTCGACGATTCCTCTTCCTAGAAGACCTGCATTTTCTGCCAAAAAAGATGAATTTTCTGAGAGCATTACTCCTTCAAACCGTGATGAAGTTGCAGACCCTTTTGTAAGACAATCTG CAGCTGCGAGAACCAACGCTGCTCCAGTGGCCGTCAAAGGCGCTTACTGGCCGTCGTGGTTCGCTGACACCCTCCCTCCTTCGGCCATCGAAACCTCCCTCTTCACTCACATCTACTTCGCCTTCCTCTCCCCGAGCAATGAAACTTACAAGTTCGAAGTTTCGGGTTCGACTGCTGCTCTGCTCTCGAACTTCACCATGTCCCTTAGCCTGAAAAGACCGCGGGTGAAAACTCTAATCTCAATCGGTGGGGGAGGCGATGGCCCAGACTTGTACTCTCGGATGGCATCGTCCAGCTCAACCCGGAAGGCCTTCATTGACTCGTCGATAGCACTCGCGAGAAAGTTCGGGTTTGACGGGCTCGACCTCGACTGGGAGTTCCCTCAAAACCCTGGGCAGATGGAAGACTTTGGGCTATTGCTGAAGGAGTGGCGAGCCGCCGTAAACCATGAGGCCCGGGCAGCGAGACGCCCTCCTCTCCTCCTCACGGCCGCTGTGTACTTCGCGGCGGACTTTTTCCTTGACGAGGTCCATCGGGCCTACCCTGCACGCCAGATCTCGGAAAATCTGGACTGGATCAATGCGATGTGCTATGACTATCACGGGTCATGGGACACCTCCGCTACCGGGGCCCAGGCAGCCTTCTTCGATCCGAACAGCAACATAAGCTCGAGCTACGGCCTTGGCTCTTGGATTCGTGCTGGTGTGCCccgcaagaagatcatcatgGGGCTTCCTCTATACGGCCGGACGTGGGAGCTGAAGGACCCAAACATTAACGGGATTGGCGCAGCAGCAGTTGGGCTGGGTCCTGGGGATGAAGGGGTCTTGCTATATCATCAAGTGGTGGCATTCAATAAGCAAAATGGAGCCGAAGTGGTCTATGACAAGACCACGGTCTCGACCTATTCTTATTTGGGCAAATCATGGATCGGATACGATGATGTAACATCTACTACGGCTAAGATCAAGCTTGCACAATCCCTCAGGCTTGGTGGTTATTTCTTCTGGGCGCTCAGTTACGATAATAACTGGACAATTTCGACGCAAG CCTCCAAAGCTTGGCCTTATGGCCGTTGA
- the LOC116200094 gene encoding uncharacterized protein LOC116200094 isoform X2, whose translation MNRRTAIYFFFCFVIIAFTGCLAEEQRPWIKAGYWYAGSESPIPDINSALFTHLICAFAAVNTSTFELSIPPSALQYFSTFTNITKLKNPSLVTLLSIWNGLSATNRSMLGLELSSSPLSSMVSDPSRRKSFIESSIRTARLYGFKGLDLFWVWPQTASDMIHMASLFDEWRAAVESEPRDPNEPKLILTMGVHYSPTCNSVNYPVEKLRKNFDWVHLVTYDYHLPMKEGVAGAPAALYDPRSDLNTDFGIKEWIRREFPVNKLVLGLPFHGYAWTLVGPGNDRIGAPASGLAVTRDGSMSYKYIKWYVRSYKASVVYDANYVTNYCSIGLIWIGFDDVEAIKAKVAYAREKGLTGFNVFQVINDDNWVLSHAAQEDACHHRKTQRLCLIVLLPIVLIAILLALVVCYFRSRGLRPQGVFLLRRMSQSSSEVNASTAQNFEEDTPNLLRFSFGIIRAATDNFSDANKLGEGGYGPVFKGELPNGQVMAVKRLSESSIQGVEEFKNEVTLTARLQHVNLVRLLGFCTDRQEKMLIYEYLPNKNLDYYLFDPIRRRVFDWGKRVKIIEGVCQGLLYLQEYSNFTVIHRDLKGGNILLDAEMNPKISDFGMAKLFRKGKVEANTGRIVGTYGFVPPEYVQHGLYSMKYDVYSFGVVLLQIISSKRISNDNGPNEDWNLSEYAYELWKEGKEFEFIDPILDDSDSLFKTTRCLQVGLLCVQTNPVDRPSMVEVCSMLKSEASSTIPLPRRPAFSAKKDEFSESITPSNRDEVADPFVRQSEEAEGEGALTECWSMNYSNQAARTNAAPVAVKGAYWPSWFADTLPPSAIETSLFTHIYFAFLSPSNETYKFEVSGSTAALLSNFTMSLSLKRPRVKTLISIGGGGDGPDLYSRMASSSSTRKAFIDSSIALARKFGFDGLDLDWEFPQNPGQMEDFGLLLKEWRAAVNHEARAARRPPLLLTAAVYFAADFFLDEVHRAYPARQISENLDWINAMCYDYHGSWDTSATGAQAAFFDPNSNISSSYGLGSWIRAGVPRKKIIMGLPLYGRTWELKDPNINGIGAAAVGLGPGDEGVLLYHQVVAFNKQNGAEVVYDKTTVSTYSYLGKSWIGYDDVTSTTAKIKLAQSLRLGGYFFWALSYDNNWTISTQASKAWPYGR comes from the exons ATGAACCGCAGAACAGCCATctatttcttcttctgcttcgTCATCATCGCCTTCACCGGTTGTTTAGCAGAAGAACAGAGGCCATGGATCAAAGCAGGCTACTGGTATGCCGGCAGCGAGTCTCCGATCCCAGACATAAACTCTGCCCTCTTCACCCACCTTATTTGTGCCTTCGCCGCCGTAAATACTTCGACTTTCGAGCTCTCGATCCCACCCTCTGCCCTCCAATACTTCTCCACCTTCACCAACATCACCAAGCTCAAGAACCCCTCATTGGTTACCCTACTGTCGATATGGAATGGCCTGTCTGCGACTAATCGCTCCATGCTTGGCCTGGAGCTGAGCTCCTCCCCCCTGTCCTCAATGGTCTCTGACCCTTCCCGGCGAAAGTCCTTCATTGAGTCCTCCATCAGGACTGCTCGGCTCTACGGGTTTAAAGGTCTGGACTTGTTCTGGGTTTGGCCCCAGACAGCCTCGGACATGATCCACATGGCCTCCCTGTTCGATGAGTGGAGGGCTGCTGTGGAGTCTGAGCCGAGGGACCCGAACGAGCCGAAACTGATCCTCACGATGGGTGTGCACTACTCCCCGACCTGTAATTCCGTCAACTACCCGGTCGAGAAGTTGCGGAAGAATTTCGATTGGGTACATTTGGTAACTTATGACTATCACCTTCCTATGAAGGAAGGAGTCGCTGGAGCTCCTGCTGCTTTATACGACCCGAGAAGCGATCTCAACACTGACTTTGGAATTAAAGAATGGATTCGGAGAGAGTTTCCGGTCAACAAGCTGGTGCTCGGGCTGCCCTTCCATGGCTACGCGTGGACCCTTGTGGGTCCTGGAAATGACAGGATTGGTGCACCGGCCTCAGGCCTTGCGGTCACGCGGGATGGCTCAATGAGCTATAAGTACATCAAATGGTACGTTCGCAGCTATAAGGCTTCTGTGGTGTATGATGCCAACTATGTTACAAACTATTGCTCGATCGGGTTGATCTGGATCGGTTTTGATGATGTTGAGGCGATCAAAGCTAAGGTTGCTTATGCAAGGGAGAAGGGGCTGACAGGATTCAACGTGTTCCAGGTCATTAACGATGATAACTGGGTTCTGTCCCATGCCG CTCAAGAGGATGCATGTCACCATAGGAAAACACAGAGATTGTGCCTAATTGTTCTGCTCCCAATTGTCTTGATCGCGATCCTCCTCGCTTTGGTTGTCTGTTACTTCAGAAGCAGAGGACTTCGGCCTCAGG GCGTCTTTCTCCTCAGGAGAATGAGTCAGTCGAGTTCAGAAGTTAACGCGTCAACTGCACAAAACTTTGAGGAGGATACTCCTAACCTGCTAAGGTTTAGCTTTGGAATCATCAGAGCAGCCACAGACAACTTCTCTGATGCAAATAAGCTTGGAGAGGGCGGTTATGGCCCCGTCTTCAAg GGAGAATTGCCAAACGGACAAGTAATGGCCGTAAAGAGGCTCTCTGAATCGTCTATACAAGGCGTTGAGGAGTTCAAGAATGAAGTAACCCTGACAGCAAGACTGCAACATGTGAACTTAGTCCGGCTCTTGGGATTCTGCACGGACAGACAAGAGAAGATGTTGATCTACGAGTACTTGCCTAACAAGAACTTGGACTATTACCTCTTCG ATCCGATTAGAAGGCGAGTTTTTGATTGGGGGAAAAGGGTTAAAATCATTGAAGGAGTTTGTCAGGGGCTTCTGTATCTGCAAGAGTACTCGAACTTCACTGTGATCCATCGAGATCTAAAGGGCGGCAACATCTTGCTAGATGCTGAAATGAACCCGAAAATATCAGACTTTGGGATGGCCAAGCTCTTCAGGAAAGGCAAGGTTGAAGCAAACACAGGTCGTATCGTTGGGACATA TGGCTTTGTTCCTCCGGAGTATGTACAACATGGTCTCTATTCGATGAAGTATGACGTTTATAGCTTTGGGGTCGTGCTCCTGCAGATTATCAGCAGCAAGAGGATTAGTAATGATAATGGTCCGAATGAAGATTGGAATCTTTCAGAATAC gCATATGAGCTGTGGAAAGAAGGCAAGGAATTCGAGTTCATCGATCCAATTCTTGATGACTCGGACTCTCTCTTTAAGACCACGAGATGCTTGCAAGTGGGGTTACTTTGTGTGCAAACAAACCCTGTGGACAGGCCATCAATGGTAGAAGTTTGCTCAATGCTCAAGAGTGAAGCCTCTTCGACGATTCCTCTTCCTAGAAGACCTGCATTTTCTGCCAAAAAAGATGAATTTTCTGAGAGCATTACTCCTTCAAACCGTGATGAAGTTGCAGACCCTTTTGTAAGACAATCTG AAGAAGCGGAAGGGGAAGGAGCTCTCACCGAATGCTGGTCTATGAATTATTCAAATCAAG CTGCGAGAACCAACGCTGCTCCAGTGGCCGTCAAAGGCGCTTACTGGCCGTCGTGGTTCGCTGACACCCTCCCTCCTTCGGCCATCGAAACCTCCCTCTTCACTCACATCTACTTCGCCTTCCTCTCCCCGAGCAATGAAACTTACAAGTTCGAAGTTTCGGGTTCGACTGCTGCTCTGCTCTCGAACTTCACCATGTCCCTTAGCCTGAAAAGACCGCGGGTGAAAACTCTAATCTCAATCGGTGGGGGAGGCGATGGCCCAGACTTGTACTCTCGGATGGCATCGTCCAGCTCAACCCGGAAGGCCTTCATTGACTCGTCGATAGCACTCGCGAGAAAGTTCGGGTTTGACGGGCTCGACCTCGACTGGGAGTTCCCTCAAAACCCTGGGCAGATGGAAGACTTTGGGCTATTGCTGAAGGAGTGGCGAGCCGCCGTAAACCATGAGGCCCGGGCAGCGAGACGCCCTCCTCTCCTCCTCACGGCCGCTGTGTACTTCGCGGCGGACTTTTTCCTTGACGAGGTCCATCGGGCCTACCCTGCACGCCAGATCTCGGAAAATCTGGACTGGATCAATGCGATGTGCTATGACTATCACGGGTCATGGGACACCTCCGCTACCGGGGCCCAGGCAGCCTTCTTCGATCCGAACAGCAACATAAGCTCGAGCTACGGCCTTGGCTCTTGGATTCGTGCTGGTGTGCCccgcaagaagatcatcatgGGGCTTCCTCTATACGGCCGGACGTGGGAGCTGAAGGACCCAAACATTAACGGGATTGGCGCAGCAGCAGTTGGGCTGGGTCCTGGGGATGAAGGGGTCTTGCTATATCATCAAGTGGTGGCATTCAATAAGCAAAATGGAGCCGAAGTGGTCTATGACAAGACCACGGTCTCGACCTATTCTTATTTGGGCAAATCATGGATCGGATACGATGATGTAACATCTACTACGGCTAAGATCAAGCTTGCACAATCCCTCAGGCTTGGTGGTTATTTCTTCTGGGCGCTCAGTTACGATAATAACTGGACAATTTCGACGCAAG CCTCCAAAGCTTGGCCTTATGGCCGTTGA
- the LOC116200094 gene encoding uncharacterized protein LOC116200094 isoform X1: MNRRTAIYFFFCFVIIAFTGCLAEEQRPWIKAGYWYAGSESPIPDINSALFTHLICAFAAVNTSTFELSIPPSALQYFSTFTNITKLKNPSLVTLLSIWNGLSATNRSMLGLELSSSPLSSMVSDPSRRKSFIESSIRTARLYGFKGLDLFWVWPQTASDMIHMASLFDEWRAAVESEPRDPNEPKLILTMGVHYSPTCNSVNYPVEKLRKNFDWVHLVTYDYHLPMKEGVAGAPAALYDPRSDLNTDFGIKEWIRREFPVNKLVLGLPFHGYAWTLVGPGNDRIGAPASGLAVTRDGSMSYKYIKWYVRSYKASVVYDANYVTNYCSIGLIWIGFDDVEAIKAKVAYAREKGLTGFNVFQVINDDNWVLSHAAQEDACHHRKTQRLCLIVLLPIVLIAILLALVVCYFRSRGLRPQGVFLLRRMSQSSSEVNASTAQNFEEDTPNLLRFSFGIIRAATDNFSDANKLGEGGYGPVFKGELPNGQVMAVKRLSESSIQGVEEFKNEVTLTARLQHVNLVRLLGFCTDRQEKMLIYEYLPNKNLDYYLFDPIRRRVFDWGKRVKIIEGVCQGLLYLQEYSNFTVIHRDLKGGNILLDAEMNPKISDFGMAKLFRKGKVEANTGRIVGTYGFVPPEYVQHGLYSMKYDVYSFGVVLLQIISSKRISNDNGPNEDWNLSEYAYELWKEGKEFEFIDPILDDSDSLFKTTRCLQVGLLCVQTNPVDRPSMVEVCSMLKSEASSTIPLPRRPAFSAKKDEFSESITPSNRDEVADPFVRQSEEAEGEGALTECWSMNYSNQAAARTNAAPVAVKGAYWPSWFADTLPPSAIETSLFTHIYFAFLSPSNETYKFEVSGSTAALLSNFTMSLSLKRPRVKTLISIGGGGDGPDLYSRMASSSSTRKAFIDSSIALARKFGFDGLDLDWEFPQNPGQMEDFGLLLKEWRAAVNHEARAARRPPLLLTAAVYFAADFFLDEVHRAYPARQISENLDWINAMCYDYHGSWDTSATGAQAAFFDPNSNISSSYGLGSWIRAGVPRKKIIMGLPLYGRTWELKDPNINGIGAAAVGLGPGDEGVLLYHQVVAFNKQNGAEVVYDKTTVSTYSYLGKSWIGYDDVTSTTAKIKLAQSLRLGGYFFWALSYDNNWTISTQASKAWPYGR, translated from the exons ATGAACCGCAGAACAGCCATctatttcttcttctgcttcgTCATCATCGCCTTCACCGGTTGTTTAGCAGAAGAACAGAGGCCATGGATCAAAGCAGGCTACTGGTATGCCGGCAGCGAGTCTCCGATCCCAGACATAAACTCTGCCCTCTTCACCCACCTTATTTGTGCCTTCGCCGCCGTAAATACTTCGACTTTCGAGCTCTCGATCCCACCCTCTGCCCTCCAATACTTCTCCACCTTCACCAACATCACCAAGCTCAAGAACCCCTCATTGGTTACCCTACTGTCGATATGGAATGGCCTGTCTGCGACTAATCGCTCCATGCTTGGCCTGGAGCTGAGCTCCTCCCCCCTGTCCTCAATGGTCTCTGACCCTTCCCGGCGAAAGTCCTTCATTGAGTCCTCCATCAGGACTGCTCGGCTCTACGGGTTTAAAGGTCTGGACTTGTTCTGGGTTTGGCCCCAGACAGCCTCGGACATGATCCACATGGCCTCCCTGTTCGATGAGTGGAGGGCTGCTGTGGAGTCTGAGCCGAGGGACCCGAACGAGCCGAAACTGATCCTCACGATGGGTGTGCACTACTCCCCGACCTGTAATTCCGTCAACTACCCGGTCGAGAAGTTGCGGAAGAATTTCGATTGGGTACATTTGGTAACTTATGACTATCACCTTCCTATGAAGGAAGGAGTCGCTGGAGCTCCTGCTGCTTTATACGACCCGAGAAGCGATCTCAACACTGACTTTGGAATTAAAGAATGGATTCGGAGAGAGTTTCCGGTCAACAAGCTGGTGCTCGGGCTGCCCTTCCATGGCTACGCGTGGACCCTTGTGGGTCCTGGAAATGACAGGATTGGTGCACCGGCCTCAGGCCTTGCGGTCACGCGGGATGGCTCAATGAGCTATAAGTACATCAAATGGTACGTTCGCAGCTATAAGGCTTCTGTGGTGTATGATGCCAACTATGTTACAAACTATTGCTCGATCGGGTTGATCTGGATCGGTTTTGATGATGTTGAGGCGATCAAAGCTAAGGTTGCTTATGCAAGGGAGAAGGGGCTGACAGGATTCAACGTGTTCCAGGTCATTAACGATGATAACTGGGTTCTGTCCCATGCCG CTCAAGAGGATGCATGTCACCATAGGAAAACACAGAGATTGTGCCTAATTGTTCTGCTCCCAATTGTCTTGATCGCGATCCTCCTCGCTTTGGTTGTCTGTTACTTCAGAAGCAGAGGACTTCGGCCTCAGG GCGTCTTTCTCCTCAGGAGAATGAGTCAGTCGAGTTCAGAAGTTAACGCGTCAACTGCACAAAACTTTGAGGAGGATACTCCTAACCTGCTAAGGTTTAGCTTTGGAATCATCAGAGCAGCCACAGACAACTTCTCTGATGCAAATAAGCTTGGAGAGGGCGGTTATGGCCCCGTCTTCAAg GGAGAATTGCCAAACGGACAAGTAATGGCCGTAAAGAGGCTCTCTGAATCGTCTATACAAGGCGTTGAGGAGTTCAAGAATGAAGTAACCCTGACAGCAAGACTGCAACATGTGAACTTAGTCCGGCTCTTGGGATTCTGCACGGACAGACAAGAGAAGATGTTGATCTACGAGTACTTGCCTAACAAGAACTTGGACTATTACCTCTTCG ATCCGATTAGAAGGCGAGTTTTTGATTGGGGGAAAAGGGTTAAAATCATTGAAGGAGTTTGTCAGGGGCTTCTGTATCTGCAAGAGTACTCGAACTTCACTGTGATCCATCGAGATCTAAAGGGCGGCAACATCTTGCTAGATGCTGAAATGAACCCGAAAATATCAGACTTTGGGATGGCCAAGCTCTTCAGGAAAGGCAAGGTTGAAGCAAACACAGGTCGTATCGTTGGGACATA TGGCTTTGTTCCTCCGGAGTATGTACAACATGGTCTCTATTCGATGAAGTATGACGTTTATAGCTTTGGGGTCGTGCTCCTGCAGATTATCAGCAGCAAGAGGATTAGTAATGATAATGGTCCGAATGAAGATTGGAATCTTTCAGAATAC gCATATGAGCTGTGGAAAGAAGGCAAGGAATTCGAGTTCATCGATCCAATTCTTGATGACTCGGACTCTCTCTTTAAGACCACGAGATGCTTGCAAGTGGGGTTACTTTGTGTGCAAACAAACCCTGTGGACAGGCCATCAATGGTAGAAGTTTGCTCAATGCTCAAGAGTGAAGCCTCTTCGACGATTCCTCTTCCTAGAAGACCTGCATTTTCTGCCAAAAAAGATGAATTTTCTGAGAGCATTACTCCTTCAAACCGTGATGAAGTTGCAGACCCTTTTGTAAGACAATCTG AAGAAGCGGAAGGGGAAGGAGCTCTCACCGAATGCTGGTCTATGAATTATTCAAATCAAG CAGCTGCGAGAACCAACGCTGCTCCAGTGGCCGTCAAAGGCGCTTACTGGCCGTCGTGGTTCGCTGACACCCTCCCTCCTTCGGCCATCGAAACCTCCCTCTTCACTCACATCTACTTCGCCTTCCTCTCCCCGAGCAATGAAACTTACAAGTTCGAAGTTTCGGGTTCGACTGCTGCTCTGCTCTCGAACTTCACCATGTCCCTTAGCCTGAAAAGACCGCGGGTGAAAACTCTAATCTCAATCGGTGGGGGAGGCGATGGCCCAGACTTGTACTCTCGGATGGCATCGTCCAGCTCAACCCGGAAGGCCTTCATTGACTCGTCGATAGCACTCGCGAGAAAGTTCGGGTTTGACGGGCTCGACCTCGACTGGGAGTTCCCTCAAAACCCTGGGCAGATGGAAGACTTTGGGCTATTGCTGAAGGAGTGGCGAGCCGCCGTAAACCATGAGGCCCGGGCAGCGAGACGCCCTCCTCTCCTCCTCACGGCCGCTGTGTACTTCGCGGCGGACTTTTTCCTTGACGAGGTCCATCGGGCCTACCCTGCACGCCAGATCTCGGAAAATCTGGACTGGATCAATGCGATGTGCTATGACTATCACGGGTCATGGGACACCTCCGCTACCGGGGCCCAGGCAGCCTTCTTCGATCCGAACAGCAACATAAGCTCGAGCTACGGCCTTGGCTCTTGGATTCGTGCTGGTGTGCCccgcaagaagatcatcatgGGGCTTCCTCTATACGGCCGGACGTGGGAGCTGAAGGACCCAAACATTAACGGGATTGGCGCAGCAGCAGTTGGGCTGGGTCCTGGGGATGAAGGGGTCTTGCTATATCATCAAGTGGTGGCATTCAATAAGCAAAATGGAGCCGAAGTGGTCTATGACAAGACCACGGTCTCGACCTATTCTTATTTGGGCAAATCATGGATCGGATACGATGATGTAACATCTACTACGGCTAAGATCAAGCTTGCACAATCCCTCAGGCTTGGTGGTTATTTCTTCTGGGCGCTCAGTTACGATAATAACTGGACAATTTCGACGCAAG CCTCCAAAGCTTGGCCTTATGGCCGTTGA